The Candidatus Kapaibacterium sp. nucleotide sequence CATCTTCGCCACCCGGAGATATGACCACTTCCCTACGCGCTGGAAGCTGGCCGTCGCCCATCGCGACGCAGATGGCTCATGGGAGTGGAATGCCTTCATACCCCCACCCTTGACGTCAGAGGACGGTAACGCGATCTCTCCTGCAGTCTGGCACGACACTCTCTTCTTCGCTTCCGACCGCCGTGGTGGTCGCGGTGGGTATGACCTCTACGCCTTCCCACTCTGCGGCCCCGTCACGGTCGTCCTCCATTCCAACTCGCCTATCCTAGCCGCACGGACTACCGTGACTGTCAGCGGTAGTGATGGGCTTGAGCGACGATGGGAAGCTGCTCCGGCAGAGCTCCGCTTTGCCGCAAGAGCCTTTCAGCACTACACAGTGCAAGTCCACCAGCCCTGTCGTCCCCCGGTCGAGGTACGGTTCCAGCCTCCCTGCGACTTCAGCCATAGCGTCGTGTACCACCAGACGATCTCCCTGCCCAAGACTTTCGTCGTACAGACTGCTGTGCTACCGCTACCAGGCAACACTGCTTACAGACCTCTCACTACCGAACACGCCTGGGCCGGTGCCCTGCAGTGGAGCTTCCAGCTCCGGCCGACCCCCTGACTCCTGCACAGCTCCCCACCTGGAATATCGGAGCAGCTCAGGAGACTGAACTCTTACTGGATAGCCTCCCAACTCCTCTACCACCTCGCTGGGCGTCCAGAGTGCCTGTCCTCCGGTGGTCCCCTCGTTGAGATCACTGGAACGGCAGCACCGGAGGACACCCTCTTCTATGCCGGCCCCCCGCTCTCCTTTGGCTCTCTGGCTCTAGTTCCGGGCACAGTGCTGTCAGGCCATCAACTAGTGTTGGTACGTGCTCATGCCTTAGGGGTTGAGCTCCAGAGGCGATTACCATCCCCCCCTCCCCCCTCTCCGCTGGCGCTTTGAGGCTCAGCTCTCTCCTGGGAACCCGGTGGTGATTTGCCGAGTCCAGCTTGGTGCCGACTGAGCTTTTTACTAAGTTTGTGGCTGCGTTATGTCTAAGCCTACAAGAGGGAGTCCCATGCAGCCTTCCGCAGAAATGACTCAGCAAGAAGTTGGTGTTGAGCCTCTCCCTGTACGACAGATCCACCACGTAGAGCTCTACGTCGGCAATGCCAAGCAGGCGGCTTACTTCTACCGCCGGGCAATGGGGTTTGAACTGATTGGGTTTGCAGGACCTGAGACTGGTGTCCGCGAGACTGCCTCTTACGTCCTTCGGCAGAACAAGGTTACGCTCGTGGTAACAGCTCCTGTCCTCCCGAACCATCCCATTACGGAATGGTTGGCCCGCCACGGCGACGGGGTACGTGACGTTGCCTTTGAAACAGATGACGCTGAGTTCTGCTATCGGAAGGCCGTAGAACGAGGAGCACGAGGTATACAGGAGCCGACCGTGCTGGAGGATGAGTACGGCAAAGTGATCGTTGCCTCAATCGCTACGTACGGTGAGGTCATCCACACCTTCGTGCAGCGAGATTCCTACGCTGGCGTCTTCTTGCCACCGTACAAGCCGACGCCGAAGGATACACTGGCACAACCGGTTGGCTTCAAGCACATCGACCATGTCGTAGGGAACGTAGGCTGGAACCAGATGAACGAGTTCGTGGCCTTCTACAACCGGGTCTTCGGCTTCCAGCGCTTCGTCTCCTTTGACGACAAGGATATCTCCACCGAGTACTCGGCACTACGTTCCACAGTGGTGGCGAATGAGAACAAGTGGATCAAGTTTCCCATCAACGAGCCCGCTGAGGGCAAGCGCCGATCCCAGATTGAGGAGTTCATCATCTACAATGCGGGTCCTGGCGTCCAGCACATCGCACTGGAGTGTGAGGACATCATCCAGACGGTCCGTCAGCTGAAGGCCAACGGGGTGGAGTTCCTCTACACCCCTGTGACCTACTACGACGTGCTAGAGGAGCGCGTCGGCAAGATTGACGAGGACATTGCTGCCCTGCGAGAGCTGAACATCCTCGTGGACCGGGACGACAAGGGATACATGTTGCAGATCTTCACAAAGCCAGTCCAGGACCGACCCACGCTCTTCTATGAGCTCATCCAGCGGAAGGGCGCTGAGTCCTTCGGCAAAGGGAACTTCAAGGCGCTCTTTGAGGCCATAGAGCGGGAGCAAGCCCTCCGAGGCAATCTCTGACGCTAACGTGGGAACAAGGTACCCAACGGGGGGACTGACGCTGCCCCATATGTGCCATCAACTATGTCTGCATAATGGCATCTGATTCCAGTGTTGCAACTCCTCCGGTGCAAGAACGTGAAACAACACCGTTCTTCGAATCTGTCAATCGCAACTTCGCAAAAGCTGCAGCGCTACTAGACTACCCCCGCGGACTCTTAGAGCAGATCCGTGTCTGCAACAAGGTCTACTACGTCCAGTTCCCCGTGCGTATCCGCGGCGAGATCCAAGTCATTCAAGGCTGGCGCGCAGAGCATAGCCATCACCGCTTGCCTTGCAAGGGAGGCATCCGGTATGCAGAGACAGTGGACCAAGACGAGATCATGGCACTCGCAGCTCTGATGACCTACAAGTGCGCGATTGTCAACGTTCCATTCGGTGGCGCAAAGGGTGGCATTCGGATCAACCCCCGCAACTACACAGAGGAAGAGCTGGAGCGCATTACCCGCCGTTATACCGTTGAGCTCATCCAGAAGAACTTCATTGGCCCCTCGTTAGACGTCCCAGCCCCTGACTTCGGGACGGGACCACGGGAGATGGCCTGGATTGCCGACACCTACATGACCTTCCGCCCTGACGACATCAATGCGTTAGCATGTGTTACCGGCAAGCCCGTGGAACAGGGCGGTGTCCGCGGGCGTACTGAAGCCACTGGCCTAGGAGTATACTTCGGAATTCGAGAGGCCCTCTCCATACCAGAGCTAGTGCGCCCCCTGGGTTTGAGCCCCGGGATAGAGGGAAAACGCTTCATTGTCCAAGGCTTCGGGAACGTGGGATACCATGCAGCGAAATTCCTCCAGCAAGAAGGTGGAGCCATCATCATCGGTGTCATAGAGTGGGACGGTGCCGTCTACAATCCAGATGGCATCGATGTGGAAGAGCTGGCACAGCACCGCAAAGAGACGGGTTCCATCCTCTACTTCCCCCGCGCCAAGACTATCCCGCTAGAAGAGCGGGACTCTGTCCTGGAGTACGAGTGCGATGTTCTCTTACCAGCAGCGCTCGAGTCACAGATCCACCGCTACAATGCACCGCGTATCCGGGCCAAAATCATTGCAGAAGCTGCTAACGGCCCTACAACAGCAGCAGCAGAGGAAATCCTGCAGCAGCGCGGCATCCTCGTCATCCCTGACATCTTTCTCAACGCCGGTGGGGTCGTGGTGTCGTACTTCGAATGGCTCAAGAACATCGCCCACGTACGCCTTGGACGCTTGGAGAAGCGTTTTGAGGAGCGCTCCAACCAGCGCCTCGTCGAGATGGTAGAACGTCTGACAGCAAAGTCCCTCACCCCAACCGAACGGGAGCTGCTCCTACGTGGGCCGGACGAACTGGACTTGGTTCGCTCCGGTCTTGAGGATACTATGATTACCGCCTTCCACGAGCTGTGGCGAACCTACAAGGAACGAAAAGGAGTCCACGATCTGCGGACGGCTGCCTTCATTGTGGCGATTGACAAGATCGCCACAGCTTACTTCCAGCTAGGGATCTTCCCGTAGTGTGCCGGCAATAGTACTTCTACCTCAACTGCGGCCTCCGGCACGAGCACCCCATTCTCCTGCTGTAGCAAGGAGACACCGTCTACCTTCGCCTTTGGGGCTGGGACGTCACCCCGCTGAACCCGTATGCAGCGTCGCAGTCCACGCCAAGAGCACTCTAGCTCCACCCACTCGACGCCGTCAGGCAGCCATGGCCCGATGTGTAGTCCCTTATCTGTCACCCATACTCCGGCAATGTCACACACCAGCAACTGGAGGAGTTCTGACCAGTTCCAGAGCAGGATACCTACCTGGGGGCAGGGCGGCACTGGACGGGGGCCGTAGAATTCAAACCATGATCCCGAGCGAGCTTGCGGAAGGGAAGCCAGCCACTGCAGTACTCGCCATACCCGATTAGAGCGGCCTTGCGCTGCATATGCCCGGGCAACTAAAAGGGATGCCAAAGGCCATGGCCCAGGGGAATCGGGCTCCGAACTGATGTGATACCGTCCATACCCACCCCCTTCCCAACGCTGGTTCCAGAGCTGTTCTACGGCCTCCATCGTACGGTGTGCCAGCGCGGAATTCGGTGGGATAAGCCTATGGATGATCGGCAGGGTGACAGATACATCGGGATTGAGCCAGTGACGCTCCTCAGTACGTAGAGGTACCCCTTGGGGGATGGCAGGATGATCCTGAGGATGAAGTTCCCACTGGACCTCTCCAGTGATACGCCGGCGCTTGATGAGGCATCCATTCGCTACGAGCCGATATCGGGGATGGAACAGGAGAGCTCGCTGCATGCGGAGAGCGGCTGTCTCCCATCGGACAGCCCGCTGAGAATCGCCTACTCGCTCTGCTAACCGAGCAGCTGCCTTCCATCCCGTCACGAGCCAAACCTGGTAGGCGAGCTCAAAGCCGTCCTCTACGCCGTGCAACGGCATGCGTTCCCAGTACTCCCGCGCATTATGGACGAGGAATGCCCGCTCTGCTCGGAACCGGAATGGATACTCAGCAACTGCGGCCAGCTTCCGCCACCAACGACGCACGAACTCTACATCACCGGTCCAGCCGACGTATGCATCAACGGCCGCTAGCAACACCCCATTCTGATCCAGCTCGACCAACTCTGGCGGTCTTGGCCGACTAGAATCCCATGGGGCACCATCGCCCTGGACCAGCGCTGTGAGAACTCGCTCCAGCACTGCTTGCGCCTTTGCGTGATGTCCGGCATTGAGCAGCCCGAAGACGTTCATACAATGATCCCGCACCCACTCCAGGTTGTACTGCCAGATACTGGCGTCCATCCGCCCGGAGACGGAGATGGTAGCCGGAAGCTGCCAACAGGCGGTTCGGAAGAGGTGTTCGAGAAACGGCTCTGAGCACCTCAGCTGGTGAACCTGATTCCAGTACTCTACAGCTTCTGCTGCCGGCCCCTGAGGGATGGTCCATCGGCAGAGAGGTTTTCCATCCTGAATGACATACTCTAGTGCCAACCGACGCTCCTCACCGCTTCCGAGCTGAAACTCTGCTTGGCAGTGGCGATCCTTTACTCCCGTCCACACCCGCAGCAAGACCGGCTGCCCTTCGTTCCGCAGCCGGACCAGACGTAACAGCCGGGGGACTTGCAGATCTGGGTAGAAGAACTCCTCCCAAAGCCACAACGCACCAGCGCTCCAGGAAGCCTTTACTGTTGGAACGGGCGCTGTAACATCCCACTCAACTTGTGGACTTGTGGCCGCGTAGTGCTGCTCCGAGACCGCCAGTGCAAGCTGCGTGTCCGATATGCCTCGCTGCGCATGGAAGTTGAGAGCTGCGCGCTTAGGCCCGAAGTGCTCTGGGTCGAGTAGTGCAATGCCCAACGGTGTCCCGACTTGGGGGCTATACTGGATTGCAGCCGCACTGAGACCGTTGCCTAGGAAAAAGTAGCAGACTCCGGGCAAGTCCGTTCGAACGTCGGGGTGCCCTTCGTTTGGATTATCGTTGTACGGCATCGGCTTCTATCCCCCTCGTGCAGAGCCTACAGACGATGAACGGCGGGTGAACACTAGCTGAAAAGCCATTTCGTTGCTCTTTTTGGCAGACTGAGGAAATTTGACACGGTTTGACTTCGCCGCCAGCATGCAGAAGTCAGAACGACTCGTCGCGCTGGACGCTGTCCGTTTCGTGGCAATGTTCCTGATGATTCAGGGGCATACGCTCGACGCGCTCGTAGCACCCACGGAGCTAGATGTGACAAAGTTCCCGTGGTCGGTCTGGAATTTCCTCCGGGGACTGACGGCGCCGGTCTTCCTCCTCGCGTCGGGAATCATCCATGTCTTCGCCACCAAGCGAGACTCCCATGGACGACTTCCTAGACAGCTCGTATGGCGACGAATCCGATGGGCACTGACGCTGCTGGGCATTGGGTACCTCATGATGTTCCCGGCCCAGCGCCTCTGGCACCTCAACTACGTGCCCGCCGAGCAGTGGACAGCCTTCTTTCGGGTCCACATCCTCCAACTCCTGGGCGTCACCCTGCTGGCAGTGTTGGCACTCTTCCTCCTCACGCGGACCCATCGTCAACTCGCTCTTGCAGGGGCTATAGTGGGACTGCTCATCGTCCTTGCTGCACCGGCCGCAGCATGGGTTGACTGGTACCGCGTCCTGCCCGAACCACTGGCAGCCTACATGAGTACGGACCGGGGGTCCCTGTTCCCCGTGATTCCCTTCAGTGCTTACCTCTTCCTGGGCCTACCACTTGGCGCTTGGCTCCTCCAACTCCCAAGTGGCACACGACTCTGGGCACTCCAGCGCATTGTCCCCCTTGCAGGTCTTGGCCTGACCGCTGCTTCTGTAGCGTTAGCCCCCTGTTTCCAAGGCTTGCTCCCGCCACACGCAAATCCCTTCCATGCGAATCCAGGCTTCATCCTGCTGCGGTTTGGCCTAGCATTGGTTTTCGTCGGGGCTATTGCTTGGCTCTACGGATGGACACGGAATTGGGCAAACCTCTACACCCTTGCTGGACGCTACGCCCTCTTTGTCTTCGTTGGCCATCTGGTAGTCCTATATGGTACCCCGTGGTTCGACAGCTTCGCTCGATGGTACCCCAAGACGCTCTCCCTGGCTGAAGGGATTGGGATTCTGGCTGTCGTCTTAGCCCTCCTCGGGGTAGGGATTGCAGCTGCCGAGCTCTTGCGTCGCTGGTGGCGGAAACCGTCCCTGCTCTGGGCTGGGGTAGGTAGCGTCTTGGGCTACATCCTCCTGGCTCCCTAAGGCACCATGCTCCCCATTCACCCCGCGATCGTTCACTTCCCAATAGCCCTCTTACCCCTTGCAGCGGTTCTGCGTTGGTGGCTACTGTGGCGACCTTCTCCGTGGGGAGACCCTGCAGCACGCCTATGCAGCTGGCTTGGGACGCTTTTCTTGGCAGCGGCAGTCATCTCTGGACAGGCCGCTATCCCTACACACATGCCAGAGGAGGCTACACCTGTATTCCAGCTTCACCAGCAGCTTGGGACACTGCTCTTACTGTGGTACGGCAGCATAGCGCTCTGGGAAGTAGCCCGCCACCACAAGATGCGACGAGTAGAGCTGTTAGCACTAACACTCGCCCATAGCATCGGCTCTGCTATTGTGCTCTTCACTGGCTCCCTCGGCGGACGCTTGGTGTACGAGTACGGAGTGGGGGTCACTGCAGGGCAGGACTAACCTTTCGCTCAAGAGTGCTGGAAAAGCGCTGTGAGGACACAGCCGCGGTGGACGGCAGGATGCTTGCAGGAAGCCCCACTCATACTATGAAGCGCATCATGCCATACGCGATCACAAACGGACCGAACCTGCACCACAACGTTCTCGACGTGCTGCCAACCGCGCTATGCACTCTGCCAGCTCTGGCTCTCAGTAGCCAAACACACCAACTCGGCCGCTGACGACGTTGCCGGTTACTTGCCGCCATCCGATGCTCTAAACCCCACGTCTCGGAACCTCGTGCTACTCTGAACGGCGTTGGAGACGCCGCCAGCCTCATTGCGGTGTCCAGGAGGCCTCGAAAACATTCTAGGGACTGGTGGTCCGAATGAGGAAGCAGCTTCGCGAGCTTTTCCTGTTGGGCTGGGGAATGGACGGGAAAGTCACGTTGGTGCAAGCTACATATTGCCCTAGCCCAAACAGTTCCAGAGCGTAATAGACCCCGCCACTTCGGGCAGTCAGCAGCCCATCGACGGCACATGGATTCCGTGCAGAGTTGGCGATTGTCCACAACGCAGCCCAAATCCCGAGATTTCAACACCAGCTGAGCTCTCAGGAGTAGCTTCCAACGCCAGATACCGAAGCCGCCACGTCTCAAATCAAGGATGCCAACGTGTTCGCCGAAGGCTCAGCGACACAAGAGGTGCAATCCTGCGAGCACGTAGAGCTAATGCATCAGCGCCTTGCCGTAGGTTTCCGCTCCCGAGTCCCACGCCAAGTTGCTTACCGAATGCAGAACTGTTCCTCCTGCAGAGGCAATTCTCCCGCCGCTGAAACTCCGCGAGGAGCGCATAGCTTTGCATGCTCCTTCAAGGCCATTCGAGCATGCCGACCTTGGTCATCGATGGCGAATCCCTTCGTATCGAGGAGCTCTGGCGCGCCGTCACGGAACCCGGCTGGCAGCTAGAGCTAAGTCCCAGGGCCCGCCAACGCATCGAACAGGGCCGAGCGTGGGTAGAACGATGGTTACAGGAGCAACGGCAGGTCTACGGTGTTACAACTGGGTTCGGCGAATTAGCTGCTGTCCCCATCTCCGCCTCTCAAGCCCGTGAGTTGCAAATCCACTTGGTACGATCCCACAGCGTCGGGGCTGGAGAGTGGCTCCCCTGCGAAGTCTCAAGAGCGATGCTCCTCCTACGAGCTAACGTGCTGGCCCGCGGGTACTCTGGCGTGCGGCCTGCGGTCGTAGACTCGTTGATAGCTCTCTTCAACAGCGGCCTTGTACCGGCAATTCCCCGCCAAGGCTCTGTTGGGGCTAGTGGCGACTTAGTCCAATTAGCCCACCTCGCACTAGCCCTCATCGGAGAGGGGTTCTTCCGAACGGAGAACGGCATAGAGCCCGCTGCAACGGTACTGCAGCGCCATGGCCTTGCTCCACTCCAGTTAGAGGCGAAGGAGGGTCTAGCCCTCATCAACGGCACCCAGATGACAACTGCATACGGGGCTCTTAGTGTCTACCGAGCGTGGCAATGCGCTCTCATCGCTGACGTTGCAGCAGCCCTGACTGCCGATGTTCTCCGAGCCTCCCCAACCCCGTACGACGCCCGTCTCCATTCACTACGCCCCTTCCCTGGCCAACAGCGCACAGCAGCCCGCCTCCGCATGCTCCGTGCCGGAAGCTCCCTCCAACATCTCCCTCGGCCTACCCCTCTACCACAGGATGCCTACAGCCTACGCTGCATCCCCCAAGTCCACGGCGCCTCCCACGATGCTATTGCTTACGTTTGGAACGTCGTCCAGATTGAGCTCAACGCAGTCACGGACAACCCCATTGTAGACCTCGACTCCGGCCAACCGATCGAGGGTGGGAACTTCCACGGACAACCCTTGGCGCTAGCATTGGACTTCCTCGCACTGGCATGTGCTGAGCTTGCCAATATCTCCGAACGACGCATTGAGCGCCTTCTGAACTCACGCACCAGCGGGCTCCCTGCCTTCCTGGCGGCTAAGCCGGGACTACATTCGGGACTGATGATTGCCCAGTATACAGCAGCCTCCATCGTGTCGGAGAACAAGGTCCTGTGCCATCCCGCGAGCGTCGATTCTATCCCCACTTCAGCTGGCCAGGAGGACCACAACTCTATGGCGAGCATTGCTGCTCAGAAGGTGTGGCAGGTGGTAGAGAATCTGCAGACCGTACTTGCTCTTGAGCTGCTCTGTGCCGCACAGGCGTTGGAGTACCTCCGGCCTAGCCGCAGCAGTTCTCGGTTGGAGCGCCTCGTGGAGTGCATTCGCGACCACGTCCCGCCCCTCCAGGAGGACCGCCCACTCTACAGAGACGTAGAGCTTCTGCGTTCCCTCATTACTTCTGGCGAGCTGCTCGCTGCTGCTCTCCCCGAGAGCGTCGGCGACTACCCAACCTCTCACGACCTTCCTATCCCCAACATCATGCCTGCGCAATAAAACTTGCGCCGGTGACGTCACCGAGCGATGCTGGGCGATGTTAAACTCTCGCTGCCTTGCCATGCGCTTACTTATAGACTCCGCGAACCTGGATGAAATCCGCACAGCCGCAAGCTGGGGCATCTTGAGTGGTGTAACCACAAACCCAACGTTGCTGGCGAAGGAAGACCCGAGCGTAGACATTCGTGAGCGGCTTCTGGAAATCCATCGCATAGTCGGCGGTCATCTCTCGGTCGAGGTCGTCTCTACAGACACAGCCGGCATGCTACGGGAGGCCGAAGAGATTGTCTCTTGGCTGCCGGAAGCCGTCATCAAAGTACCGATGACTCCTGAGGGGATGGCGGCTGTCCGGGAACTCTCACGGCAAGGAATTCCCACGAACGTCACGCTCGTCTTTTCACCCGCCCAAGCCATCATCGCTGCGAATGCTGGTGCAAGCTTCGTAAGCGTCTTCTTGGGACGCCTGGACGACATCGGCGGTGACGGTGTTCGAGTCTTGGCTGACATCTGCGAGATTTGGGAGCGGCAGGGAATCGAGGCTGAGCTCATTGCGGCATCGCTGCGACATCCGATGCACCTGGTCGAGGCTGCTCGTGCTGGAGCCAACATTGCCACAGCTCCCTTCCGCGTCCTTCGGCAGGCCATGGCTCACCCCCTCACCGACCTCGGCCTCCAGGCATTTCTGGCGGATTACCAGCGCCTTCAGGAAGAGCAGGCACGCGCACGGCAAATCCCGCTGGTCTCAGTCACGTAAGGTCATCCTTGGAGCTGCAGAACCATGCCTCGCCGTGATCGTTTCGGTGTCGTACGCTCGCTACAGACCTCGACAGGAACGCTCTCGTACTACAGTCTCCCCGAGCTGGAACGGCAAGGTTACCGAGTAAGCCATCTCCCGTTCTCTCTCCGCATCCTACTGGAGAACATCCTCCGCTCAGAAGACGGCTTCACCGTCACCGAGGAGCACGTCCACAACCTACTCTCATGGCAGCCACGCCCACCGGAGCGGGAAATCCCCTTTATGCCGACCCGGATTCTGATGCAGGACTTCACGGGGGTGCCCGCCATCGTCGACCTGGCGTCGCTCCGGGCGGAAGCAGCCCGAAAGGGTGTGTCGCCAGAGCGCATCAATCCATTGATTCCGGTGGACCTGGTGATCGACCACTCAGTCCAGGTGGACTTCTTCGGCACCATCTGGGCTTACGAGCGCAACGTGGAACTGGAGTACCAGCGGAATCGCGAGCGGTATTCCCTCCTGAAGTGGGCACAGCAGGCCTTCCGAAATTTGACCGTCCTCCCTCCGGGCATGGGCATATGCCATCAGGTCAACTTAGAGTACCTCGCACAGGTCGTGGCGGTCCGGGACGGCATTGCCTGTCCCGACACGCTCGTCGGGACGGATTCCCACACCCCGATGGTCAATGGAATTGGAGTCTTAGGATGGGGTGTTGGCGGGATCGAGGCTGAGGCAGCGATGCTCGGCCAGCCCCTCTTCCTCCTCCTGCCCGAAGTCATAGGTCTCCGGCTCATTGGGGAACTCTCACCAGGAGTGACGGCTACGGACCTGGTGCTGACAATCACCGAGCTGCTCCGCAGGTATGGCGTCGTCGGCAAGTTCGTAGAGGTCTTCGGTCCTGGCCTGAACTCCCTAACGGTCCCTGACAGAGCTACCATCGCCAACATGTCCCCTGAGTTCGGATGTACCGTCACCTACTTCCCCGTTGACAACCAGACTCTAGAGTACCTCCGCGCTACGGCCCGACCGCCAGAGCTCATCGAGCGGGTGGAATGGTACTGCAAGGAAAATCTCCTCTGGCGCGAAGCCGAAGAGTCCATCCAGTACACAGACGTGCTCACTCTGGACCTCTCCACTGTAGAGCCTACTCTGGCAGGTCCTCGACGCCCACACGACCGAGTGCCATTACGAAGCGCGAAGGCTACGGTCATCAGCAGTCTGGAGCAGACATACAACCGAGCCTACGTACCGATAGAGGAGCGGTGGGAGACTATCGCGCAGGCAGCAGCTATAGGCAGCCCAGGGTCCACTGTCGCTGTTGCGACCCGTCCATCCTTGCGGACGGTTCCTATCCGTACCGATGGGCTGCAGTTCCTGCTCAGCGATGGCGCTGTCGTCATCGCCGCTATCACGAGCTGCACCAATACCTCCAACCCAACGGTTATGCTGGCAGCCGGCCTCTTGGCGCAGAAGGCTGTCAAACGTGGGTTACGCGTTAAGCCATGGGTCAAGACTAGCCTTGCACCAGGCTCTCGCGTGGTAACGCAGTACTTGAGGCGGTCTGGGCTTCTCGACGCTTTAGAAGCCCTCGGCTTCCACGTCGTCGGATATGGCTGTACGACATGCATCGGCAACAGTGGGAACCTGCCAGAACCGATTGCACGGGCAATCACCGACAACGAGCTCGTCGTTGCCGCTGTGCTTTCTGGGAACCGCAACTTTGAGGCCCGGGTCCATCCCCAGGTACGGATGAACTTCTTAGCCTCCCCGCCATTGGTGGTCGCCTATGCTCTAGCAGGCCGCGTAGACATTGACCTTCTATCCGAGCCGTTAGGGACCGATCCGAACGGGGAGCCGGTCTACCTGCGGGACATCTGGCCCAGCCCTGGGGAGGTCCGCTCGCTTATGGAGCAGGTGCTACGTCCGGAGGACTTCCGGTCTACATACTCCAGCGTCTATGCTGGCGACCGCTTCTGGCAGGAACTGGAAGCTCCGAAAGGCGAGCTGTATCAGTGGGATCCTGATTCTACGTACATCCGTGAGGCACCCTTCTTCCGTGATCTACCGCTCCATCCTCCGCAACCGGGCGATATCCGAGGTGCCCGTGTTCTGCTATGGCTTGGTGACACAGTAACGACTGACCATATCTCCCCGGCCGGCTCCATCTCCCCCTTCTCCCCAGCAGGGCGATGGCTCATCGAGCACGGAGTAGACCCCCTGGACTTCAACTCCTACGGTGCCCGCCGTGGAAACCATGAAGTGATGGTGCGCGGCACATTTGCCAACATCCGGCTCCGGAACGCGCTGGCAAGTCGCGAAGGAGGATGGACCCGCTACTTCCCAAGTGGCGAGGAGCTGACAGTCTACGATGCCGCCATGCGATATCTGGCTGAAGGAGTCCCAACAATCGTTCTTGCGGGCAAAGAGTATGGCAGCGGCTCCTCTCGTGACTGGGCGGCGAAAGGTCCCGCTCTCCTGGGCATTCGAGCTGTCATCGCGGAGAGCTTCGAGCGCATCCACCGCAGCAACCTCGTTGGCATGGGGATCTTGCCGCTACAGTTCCCGCCGGGCGAGTCAGCAATGACGCTCGGCTTGGACGGCAGCGAGCTCTACGACATCATCGGCATTAGTGATGGCCTGGCTCCCCAGAAGGTCTTGCGAGTGATCGCTCGCAAGCCTGATGGAAGCACCCGCGAATTCAGCGTCATTGCTCGCTTGGACGTCCCTGTGGAGGTAGAGTACTACCGCCACGGAGGCGTCCTGCAGTACGTCTTCCGCAACATCCTCCAAAGCACCGTGAGTGCTAGTCCCTGAAACGAGTGTCGGTAGGGTGAATCGCTCTGCCTAACCCCTGCTCCCCTTTCTGCAAGGACTTGCGGACCATCGCTGTTTGTGTTAGCAGAATCGCTAAGCGCGGTCGTTAAACGACATGGGCGGTTGCCGGTTAGGGGTGCGTGGAGCCATTCTGCGGCAGCGATAGGGACCTGCTTCTCCTCCTCTGTAGCTGCAAAGAGCAAAGATGCCAGGGACGCGGGTTTCCCACGTGCAGAGTCGTGAATCGCCTTCCGGACCTCTCTTCCCACCCCCCTTCTGGTAC carries:
- the hppD gene encoding 4-hydroxyphenylpyruvate dioxygenase; translated protein: MTQQEVGVEPLPVRQIHHVELYVGNAKQAAYFYRRAMGFELIGFAGPETGVRETASYVLRQNKVTLVVTAPVLPNHPITEWLARHGDGVRDVAFETDDAEFCYRKAVERGARGIQEPTVLEDEYGKVIVASIATYGEVIHTFVQRDSYAGVFLPPYKPTPKDTLAQPVGFKHIDHVVGNVGWNQMNEFVAFYNRVFGFQRFVSFDDKDISTEYSALRSTVVANENKWIKFPINEPAEGKRRSQIEEFIIYNAGPGVQHIALECEDIIQTVRQLKANGVEFLYTPVTYYDVLEERVGKIDEDIAALRELNILVDRDDKGYMLQIFTKPVQDRPTLFYELIQRKGAESFGKGNFKALFEAIEREQALRGNL
- a CDS encoding Glu/Leu/Phe/Val dehydrogenase, with the translated sequence MASDSSVATPPVQERETTPFFESVNRNFAKAAALLDYPRGLLEQIRVCNKVYYVQFPVRIRGEIQVIQGWRAEHSHHRLPCKGGIRYAETVDQDEIMALAALMTYKCAIVNVPFGGAKGGIRINPRNYTEEELERITRRYTVELIQKNFIGPSLDVPAPDFGTGPREMAWIADTYMTFRPDDINALACVTGKPVEQGGVRGRTEATGLGVYFGIREALSIPELVRPLGLSPGIEGKRFIVQGFGNVGYHAAKFLQQEGGAIIIGVIEWDGAVYNPDGIDVEELAQHRKETGSILYFPRAKTIPLEERDSVLEYECDVLLPAALESQIHRYNAPRIRAKIIAEAANGPTTAAAEEILQQRGILVIPDIFLNAGGVVVSYFEWLKNIAHVRLGRLEKRFEERSNQRLVEMVERLTAKSLTPTERELLLRGPDELDLVRSGLEDTMITAFHELWRTYKERKGVHDLRTAAFIVAIDKIATAYFQLGIFP
- a CDS encoding DUF1624 domain-containing protein, yielding MTRFDFAASMQKSERLVALDAVRFVAMFLMIQGHTLDALVAPTELDVTKFPWSVWNFLRGLTAPVFLLASGIIHVFATKRDSHGRLPRQLVWRRIRWALTLLGIGYLMMFPAQRLWHLNYVPAEQWTAFFRVHILQLLGVTLLAVLALFLLTRTHRQLALAGAIVGLLIVLAAPAAAWVDWYRVLPEPLAAYMSTDRGSLFPVIPFSAYLFLGLPLGAWLLQLPSGTRLWALQRIVPLAGLGLTAASVALAPCFQGLLPPHANPFHANPGFILLRFGLALVFVGAIAWLYGWTRNWANLYTLAGRYALFVFVGHLVVLYGTPWFDSFARWYPKTLSLAEGIGILAVVLALLGVGIAAAELLRRWWRKPSLLWAGVGSVLGYILLAP
- a CDS encoding DUF2231 domain-containing protein; protein product: MLPIHPAIVHFPIALLPLAAVLRWWLLWRPSPWGDPAARLCSWLGTLFLAAAVISGQAAIPTHMPEEATPVFQLHQQLGTLLLLWYGSIALWEVARHHKMRRVELLALTLAHSIGSAIVLFTGSLGGRLVYEYGVGVTAGQD
- the hutH gene encoding histidine ammonia-lyase, whose protein sequence is MPTLVIDGESLRIEELWRAVTEPGWQLELSPRARQRIEQGRAWVERWLQEQRQVYGVTTGFGELAAVPISASQARELQIHLVRSHSVGAGEWLPCEVSRAMLLLRANVLARGYSGVRPAVVDSLIALFNSGLVPAIPRQGSVGASGDLVQLAHLALALIGEGFFRTENGIEPAATVLQRHGLAPLQLEAKEGLALINGTQMTTAYGALSVYRAWQCALIADVAAALTADVLRASPTPYDARLHSLRPFPGQQRTAARLRMLRAGSSLQHLPRPTPLPQDAYSLRCIPQVHGASHDAIAYVWNVVQIELNAVTDNPIVDLDSGQPIEGGNFHGQPLALALDFLALACAELANISERRIERLLNSRTSGLPAFLAAKPGLHSGLMIAQYTAASIVSENKVLCHPASVDSIPTSAGQEDHNSMASIAAQKVWQVVENLQTVLALELLCAAQALEYLRPSRSSSRLERLVECIRDHVPPLQEDRPLYRDVELLRSLITSGELLAAALPESVGDYPTSHDLPIPNIMPAQ
- the fsa gene encoding fructose-6-phosphate aldolase, translating into MRLLIDSANLDEIRTAASWGILSGVTTNPTLLAKEDPSVDIRERLLEIHRIVGGHLSVEVVSTDTAGMLREAEEIVSWLPEAVIKVPMTPEGMAAVRELSRQGIPTNVTLVFSPAQAIIAANAGASFVSVFLGRLDDIGGDGVRVLADICEIWERQGIEAELIAASLRHPMHLVEAARAGANIATAPFRVLRQAMAHPLTDLGLQAFLADYQRLQEEQARARQIPLVSVT